A DNA window from Streptomyces parvus contains the following coding sequences:
- a CDS encoding bifunctional uroporphyrinogen-III C-methyltransferase/uroporphyrinogen-III synthase: MSPTGPAASDFPVLSAQGQVTFLGAGPGDPGLLTLRAVEALASADVLVAEPDVLDVVRSHAREGVSTPELTLVDVSSASAGVPVLRDAANLVMEAAKGGRRVVRAVAGDPGLDGDAGAEMLACVAAGVPFEVVPGIANAVGVPAYAGVPLRDAQGADVRFVDARTASDRCWSEVGASDATAVVSTTLDAVAAAAGELVSAGRKPDTPLTVTIAGTTTRQRTWTATLGTIAQTLKQAKVLPSPEGHRPVIAVVGERSSAAQRDQLAWFESKPLFGWRVLVPRTKEQAASLSDQLRSYGAVPHEVPTIAVEPPRTPQQMERAVKGLVTGRYEWIAFTSVNAVKAVREKFEEYGLDARAFAGIKVAAVGEQTAAALVDFGVKPDLVPSGEQSAAGLLEDWPPYDPVFDPIDRVFLPRADIATETLVAGLIELGWEVDDVTAYRTVRASPPPADTREAIKGGGFDAVLFTSSSTVRNLVGIAGKPHNVTVIACIGPATAKTAEEHGLRVDVLSPEPSVHKLAEALAAFGAQRRDAAKEAGDPVTRPSERRPGARRRRTTT; this comes from the coding sequence TTGAGCCCCACCGGCCCCGCCGCATCCGACTTTCCGGTCCTGTCCGCCCAAGGCCAGGTCACCTTCCTCGGCGCCGGTCCCGGCGACCCGGGACTGCTGACTCTGCGCGCTGTCGAAGCGCTCGCGAGCGCGGACGTCCTTGTCGCCGAGCCCGATGTGCTCGACGTCGTTCGCAGCCATGCGCGGGAAGGCGTGAGCACGCCTGAGCTGACGCTTGTTGACGTCTCGTCAGCAAGCGCCGGGGTACCCGTTCTCAGGGATGCGGCCAATCTTGTCATGGAGGCCGCGAAGGGCGGCAGGCGGGTGGTCCGTGCCGTCGCGGGCGATCCGGGTCTGGACGGCGACGCGGGCGCGGAGATGCTCGCCTGCGTCGCCGCCGGGGTGCCCTTCGAGGTGGTCCCGGGCATCGCGAACGCCGTCGGCGTGCCCGCGTACGCCGGGGTGCCGCTCCGGGACGCGCAGGGCGCGGACGTCCGCTTCGTCGACGCCCGCACGGCCTCCGACCGGTGCTGGAGCGAGGTCGGCGCGAGCGACGCCACCGCTGTCGTCTCCACCACGCTGGACGCGGTCGCGGCCGCCGCCGGCGAGCTCGTCTCGGCGGGCCGCAAGCCCGACACCCCGCTCACCGTGACGATCGCGGGCACCACCACCCGCCAGCGCACCTGGACGGCGACCCTCGGGACGATCGCCCAGACCCTCAAGCAGGCCAAGGTGCTCCCCTCGCCCGAGGGCCACCGGCCGGTCATAGCCGTGGTCGGAGAGCGCAGCTCCGCCGCCCAGCGCGACCAGCTCGCGTGGTTCGAGTCCAAGCCGCTGTTCGGCTGGCGGGTGCTCGTCCCGCGGACCAAGGAGCAGGCCGCGTCGCTCTCCGACCAGCTGCGTTCCTACGGTGCGGTGCCGCACGAGGTCCCGACGATCGCCGTCGAGCCGCCGCGTACGCCCCAGCAGATGGAGCGCGCGGTCAAGGGCCTGGTCACCGGACGCTACGAGTGGATCGCCTTCACCAGCGTCAACGCCGTCAAGGCGGTCCGGGAGAAGTTCGAGGAGTACGGTCTCGACGCCCGGGCCTTCGCCGGGATCAAGGTCGCGGCCGTCGGCGAGCAGACCGCCGCCGCGCTGGTCGACTTCGGCGTCAAGCCGGACCTGGTGCCCTCCGGCGAGCAGTCCGCCGCCGGGCTGCTGGAGGACTGGCCCCCCTACGACCCGGTCTTCGACCCGATCGACCGGGTGTTCCTGCCGCGCGCCGACATCGCCACCGAGACCCTGGTGGCCGGGCTCATCGAGCTGGGCTGGGAGGTCGACGACGTGACCGCGTACCGCACGGTCCGCGCCTCGCCGCCGCCGGCCGACACCCGCGAGGCGATCAAGGGGGGCGGCTTCGACGCGGTCCTGTTCACCTCGTCCTCGACGGTGCGCAACCTGGTCGGCATCGCGGGCAAGCCGCACAACGTGACCGTCATCGCGTGTATCGGCCCGGCCACCGCGAAGACCGCCGAGGAGCACGGTCTGCGGGTGGACGTGCTGTCCCCCGAGCCGTCGGTGCACAAGCTCGCCGAGGCGCTCGCCGCCTTCGGCGCGCAGCGGCGGGACGCGGCGAAGGAGGCCGGCGACCCGGTCACCCGGCCGAGCGAGCGGCGCCCGGGTGCGCGCAGGCGCCGGACGACGACGTAG
- a CDS encoding glutamyl-tRNA reductase produces the protein MSLLVVGLSHRSAPVSVLERASLAADTQAKLLQDTLAAEPATEAAVLATCNRIELYADVDKFHAGVAELSTLLAQHSGVGLDELTPYLYVHYEDRAVHHLFSVACGLDSMVVGEGQILGQIKDALARGQELHTAGRLLNDLFQQALRVGKRAHSETGIDRAGQSLVTFGLQQLAAGADPALWAGGKRALVIGAGSMSSLAAATLARTGVAEIVVANRTRARADRLVEILQQGDDTAVRARAVEMSAVGDELTRADIVVSCTGSTGLVLTADALADALGVTLDAAPEAPAVTAHAPAPDDVDQHAAWVGNGSAASAAHAGPAAAPRRASVPAQSTGPVRLALLDLAMPRDIDGAAHRIDGVRLVDIESLAEASADAPMAADVDRVRTIVSDEVAAFGAAQRAAHVAPTVVALRTMAADVVAGEIARLDGRLPDLDEKQRAEITQTVRRVVDKLLHAPTVRVKQLASEPGGAGYADALRELFDLDPQTVAAVSRADLNDPNRGRS, from the coding sequence ATGAGCCTCCTCGTCGTCGGACTGAGCCACCGCAGCGCCCCCGTCTCCGTACTGGAGCGGGCGTCCCTCGCTGCCGACACCCAGGCCAAGCTGCTCCAGGACACCCTCGCCGCGGAACCCGCGACCGAGGCCGCCGTGCTGGCCACCTGCAACCGCATCGAGCTGTACGCGGACGTGGACAAGTTCCACGCCGGTGTCGCCGAGCTCTCCACCCTGCTCGCCCAGCACAGCGGCGTCGGTCTCGACGAGCTCACTCCGTATCTCTATGTGCACTACGAGGACCGGGCCGTCCACCACCTGTTCTCGGTGGCCTGCGGGCTCGACTCGATGGTCGTCGGCGAGGGCCAGATCCTCGGCCAGATCAAGGACGCGCTCGCGCGCGGCCAGGAGCTGCACACGGCCGGACGGCTGCTGAACGACCTCTTCCAGCAGGCCCTGCGGGTCGGCAAGCGCGCCCACAGCGAGACCGGGATCGACCGGGCCGGGCAGTCGCTCGTCACCTTCGGGCTCCAGCAGCTCGCCGCCGGGGCCGACCCCGCCCTGTGGGCCGGGGGCAAGCGCGCCCTGGTCATCGGCGCCGGCTCCATGTCCTCGCTGGCCGCCGCCACCCTCGCCCGGACCGGTGTCGCCGAGATCGTCGTCGCCAACCGGACCCGCGCCCGCGCGGACCGCCTGGTGGAGATCCTCCAGCAGGGCGACGACACCGCCGTGCGCGCCCGCGCCGTCGAGATGTCCGCGGTGGGCGACGAACTGACACGTGCCGACATCGTCGTCTCCTGCACCGGCTCCACCGGACTCGTGCTCACCGCCGACGCCCTCGCCGACGCCCTGGGCGTGACCCTGGACGCCGCGCCCGAGGCACCTGCGGTCACCGCCCACGCCCCCGCCCCGGACGACGTCGACCAGCACGCCGCCTGGGTGGGGAACGGTTCCGCCGCCTCCGCCGCGCACGCCGGTCCGGCGGCCGCGCCGCGCCGGGCCAGCGTGCCCGCCCAGTCCACCGGTCCGGTGCGGCTCGCCCTGCTCGACCTCGCCATGCCGCGCGACATCGACGGAGCCGCCCACCGCATCGACGGGGTGCGCCTCGTCGACATCGAGTCGCTCGCCGAGGCGTCCGCCGACGCCCCGATGGCCGCCGACGTGGACCGGGTCCGCACGATCGTCTCCGACGAGGTGGCCGCCTTCGGCGCCGCCCAGCGCGCCGCGCACGTCGCCCCGACCGTGGTCGCCCTGCGCACCATGGCCGCCGACGTGGTCGCCGGCGAGATCGCCCGGCTGGACGGCCGCCTCCCCGACCTGGACGAGAAGCAGCGCGCCGAGATCACCCAGACCGTGCGCCGCGTCGTCGACAAGCTCCTGCACGCGCCCACCGTGCGGGTCAAGCAGCTCGCCAGCGAGCCCGGCGGCGCCGGGTACGCGGACGCGCTGCGAGAACTCTTCGACCTCGACCCGCAGACGGTGGCCGCCGTCTCCCGGGCCGACCTGAACGACCCGAATAGAGGGCGGTCATGA
- a CDS encoding redox-sensing transcriptional repressor Rex — MATGRTHRPATRSRGIPEATVARLPLYLRALTALSERSVPTVSSEELATAAGVNSAKLRKDFSYLGSYGTRGVGYDVEYLVYQISRELGLTQDWPVAIVGIGNLGAALANYGGFASRGFRVAALIDADPAMAGTPVAGIAVQHTDDLDRIISENGVSIGVITTPPGAAQQVCDRLVAAGVTSILNFAPTVLSVPEGVDVRKVDLSIELQILAFHEQRKAGEDTTAEDEGAPPMRATPPGRKGPDGDMPAVMPA; from the coding sequence ACACCGACCGGCGACCCGTAGCCGAGGAATTCCCGAGGCCACCGTCGCCCGACTTCCGTTGTATCTGCGCGCCCTGACCGCGCTCTCCGAGCGATCGGTCCCCACGGTCTCCTCCGAGGAGCTGGCCACGGCGGCCGGCGTCAACTCGGCGAAGCTGCGCAAGGACTTCAGCTACCTGGGCTCCTACGGCACCCGGGGTGTCGGATACGACGTCGAGTATCTCGTCTACCAGATCTCCCGTGAGCTCGGGCTCACCCAGGACTGGCCGGTCGCGATCGTCGGTATCGGTAACCTCGGCGCGGCCCTGGCCAACTACGGCGGGTTCGCCTCCCGCGGCTTCCGCGTCGCGGCGCTGATCGACGCCGACCCCGCCATGGCCGGTACGCCGGTGGCCGGGATCGCCGTCCAGCACACGGACGACCTCGACCGGATCATCAGCGAGAACGGTGTGTCCATCGGTGTGATCACCACCCCGCCCGGCGCGGCCCAGCAGGTCTGCGACCGGCTCGTGGCCGCCGGTGTGACCTCCATCCTGAACTTCGCGCCGACGGTTCTCTCGGTGCCCGAGGGCGTCGACGTACGCAAGGTCGACCTCTCCATCGAGCTCCAGATCCTCGCGTTCCACGAGCAGCGCAAGGCGGGCGAGGACACCACCGCCGAGGACGAGGGCGCGCCCCCGATGCGTGCCACGCCCCCCGGCCGAAAAGGACCCGACGGGGACATGCCCGCCGTGATGCCCGCATGA
- a CDS encoding DUF4253 domain-containing protein: MATLPNPLPDPASSGLVLPPGSLVDATLDGPWPEPLLWHADGPAAPRDWPDLRAAGRRVGLLPVLVTGGRRDQWPEDWDLCPDATSYPGDHDAEEVLAGYWADHVDHADDETGDGTAADEDAPGRGSSWPGLAPVPVREAAEDADSVAAGLAGVIAADADAWLGGARMALVPARRSADIPAAIGWSGPMNHENDVARLCAVLRSWEDRFDARVVVLGFDTMIVSVGRPPATGEEARALAAEHYAFCPDTIDQAPPHDLDAYAEKAVLNQEAWSFWWD; the protein is encoded by the coding sequence ATGGCGACGCTCCCGAATCCTCTGCCCGATCCGGCCTCCTCCGGCCTGGTCCTCCCGCCCGGCTCCCTGGTGGACGCCACGCTGGACGGCCCCTGGCCCGAACCGCTGCTCTGGCACGCGGACGGCCCGGCGGCCCCGCGCGACTGGCCGGACCTGCGGGCGGCCGGGAGGCGGGTCGGGCTGTTGCCGGTGCTGGTCACGGGCGGCCGGCGCGACCAGTGGCCCGAGGACTGGGACCTCTGCCCGGACGCCACGTCGTATCCCGGTGACCACGACGCCGAGGAGGTCCTCGCGGGGTACTGGGCGGACCACGTCGACCACGCGGACGACGAGACCGGCGACGGCACGGCAGCCGACGAGGACGCCCCGGGCCGCGGCTCGTCCTGGCCCGGTCTCGCGCCCGTTCCCGTCCGGGAGGCGGCCGAGGACGCGGACAGCGTGGCCGCGGGCCTCGCGGGCGTCATCGCCGCCGACGCCGACGCGTGGCTCGGCGGAGCCCGGATGGCCCTCGTCCCGGCCCGCCGCAGCGCCGACATACCGGCGGCGATCGGCTGGTCGGGCCCGATGAACCACGAGAACGACGTGGCCCGGCTCTGCGCGGTGCTCCGTTCCTGGGAGGACCGCTTCGACGCCCGGGTCGTGGTGCTCGGCTTCGACACGATGATCGTCTCCGTGGGCCGCCCGCCCGCGACCGGCGAGGAGGCCCGTGCCCTGGCCGCCGAGCACTACGCGTTCTGCCCGGACACCATCGACCAGGCCCCGCCGCACGATCTCGACGCCTACGCCGAGAAGGCCGTGCTCAACCAGGAAGCGTGGTCGTTCTGGTGGGACTGA
- a CDS encoding dihydrofolate reductase family protein yields the protein MNKIVTSISLSLDGFFEGPDHDIDWHTVDEEVHQHFNDYFRTMGGFVEGRVTYELMEDFWPTADQDPANEGPMAEFAGIWRGMPKFVFSRTLESVGPNATLLHEVDPEQVRGLRDAASGDLAVGGADLLESFRRADLIDEYRIYVHPVILGRGRRFFRDTEERQMLRLVETRTFGNGVAMLRYETVRAG from the coding sequence GTGAACAAGATCGTCACGTCCATCTCGCTCTCCCTCGACGGATTCTTCGAAGGGCCCGACCACGACATCGACTGGCACACCGTCGACGAGGAGGTGCACCAGCACTTCAACGACTATTTCCGGACCATGGGCGGCTTCGTCGAAGGACGCGTCACCTACGAGCTGATGGAGGATTTCTGGCCGACCGCCGATCAGGACCCGGCCAACGAGGGCCCGATGGCCGAGTTCGCGGGCATCTGGCGGGGCATGCCGAAGTTCGTCTTCTCGCGGACGCTGGAGAGCGTGGGGCCCAACGCGACGCTGCTGCACGAGGTCGACCCCGAGCAGGTGCGCGGTCTGCGGGACGCCGCGTCGGGGGACCTGGCGGTCGGCGGGGCGGATCTGCTGGAGTCGTTCCGGCGGGCCGATCTGATCGACGAGTACCGGATCTACGTCCACCCCGTCATCCTCGGCCGGGGCCGCCGCTTCTTCCGGGACACGGAGGAGCGGCAGATGCTCCGGCTGGTGGAGACCCGGACCTTCGGCAACGGGGTCGCGATGCTCCGTTACGAGACGGTCCGGGCGGGATGA
- the hemB gene encoding porphobilinogen synthase — MTAYGNFPGSRPRRLRTTPAMRRMVAETRLDPANLILPAFVREGIDAPVAISAMPGVHQHTLDTLRKAAVEAVSAGVSGIMLFGVPEDGKKDARGTAGTDPDGILQLGLRAVREEVGDGLVIMSDLCLDEYTDHGHCGVLTADGRVDNDATLERYAEMAQVQADAGAHVVGPSGMMDGQVGVIRDALDQTGYEDVSILAYTAKYSSAFYGPFREAVGSSLTGDRKTYQQDPANARESLRELALDLAEGADMVMVKPAGPYLDILAKVADSADVPVAAYQISGEYAMIEAAAEKGWIDRDKAILESLTGIRRAGAQMILTYWATEAAGWLGGRNAGRG; from the coding sequence ATGACTGCGTACGGAAACTTCCCCGGCTCCCGCCCCCGGCGGCTGCGGACGACCCCGGCGATGCGGCGGATGGTCGCCGAGACACGGCTCGACCCCGCGAACCTGATCCTCCCCGCGTTCGTCCGGGAGGGCATCGACGCCCCGGTCGCCATCTCGGCCATGCCCGGCGTGCACCAGCACACCCTGGACACCCTGCGGAAGGCTGCCGTCGAGGCGGTCTCGGCCGGGGTCTCGGGAATCATGCTCTTCGGGGTGCCGGAGGACGGGAAGAAGGACGCCCGGGGCACGGCGGGCACCGACCCCGACGGGATCCTCCAGCTCGGCCTGCGCGCGGTCCGCGAGGAGGTCGGCGACGGCCTGGTCATCATGTCGGACCTGTGCCTGGACGAGTACACCGACCACGGCCACTGCGGGGTCCTGACGGCCGACGGCCGGGTGGACAACGACGCGACCCTGGAGCGGTACGCGGAGATGGCCCAGGTCCAGGCGGACGCCGGGGCCCATGTGGTGGGCCCCAGCGGGATGATGGACGGTCAGGTCGGCGTGATCCGGGACGCCCTGGACCAGACCGGGTACGAGGACGTGTCGATCCTCGCCTACACCGCGAAGTACAGCTCCGCCTTCTACGGCCCGTTCCGCGAGGCCGTCGGCTCCTCGCTGACCGGTGACCGCAAGACCTACCAGCAGGATCCGGCCAACGCCCGCGAGTCGCTGCGGGAGCTGGCGCTGGACCTGGCGGAGGGGGCGGACATGGTCATGGTGAAGCCCGCCGGACCGTATCTGGACATCCTCGCCAAGGTCGCGGACTCCGCGGACGTGCCGGTCGCGGCGTACCAGATCAGCGGCGAGTACGCGATGATCGAGGCCGCCGCCGAGAAGGGCTGGATCGACCGGGACAAGGCGATCCTGGAGAGCCTGACCGGGATCCGGCGGGCCGGGGCGCAGATGATCCTCACCTACTGGGCGACCGAGGCCGCCGGGTGGCTCGGAGGACGGAACGCCGGGCGGGGCTGA
- a CDS encoding helix-turn-helix transcriptional regulator, with amino-acid sequence MATPEAVEFAALLKDLKDRSGRSYGVLAGKLHVSTSTLHRYCNGDAVPNEFAPVERFARVCGASGDELVEVHRRWIVADAARRRPPAATATATAAVSAAVPDATSDAAPAAVPGGVEASEPPGSTELPRPAAPAVTSGGDRSGPGSRWSRLSRRTRVLIAAAGVAALLVPTVVAVDLAGSGKESGGSAADRVEDAGGDLAAAPEGSAPATPRPSGSPSSARPSASASASPSGQPSGRPSAGSGPGQSQSGGGDGGGGTGLGAPPTVSISSYNWEEPCGQHYLVNRGPDELDPPPAPQDRRGWAESYGGVDAGNMLLQLTVQGTSREAVVLKGMNVRVVSRKAPLPWSAYLMGNGCGSGITPQTFAANLDAGHPTLRAVPGTQGDIEVPAVDFPYKVSSEDVEVFNLDMKAVGYDVTWYLELEWSSGGKEGTLRIDDRGKPFRLSGMKGRPEYVHGGPGYGWERAGQP; translated from the coding sequence GTGGCGACGCCGGAGGCCGTGGAGTTCGCGGCTCTGCTGAAGGATCTGAAGGACCGTTCGGGGCGCAGCTACGGCGTACTGGCGGGGAAGCTGCACGTCAGTACGTCGACCCTCCACCGGTACTGCAACGGGGACGCCGTGCCGAACGAGTTCGCCCCGGTGGAGCGGTTCGCGCGGGTGTGCGGGGCGTCGGGCGACGAGCTGGTGGAGGTGCACCGGCGGTGGATCGTGGCGGATGCGGCCCGGCGGCGGCCTCCTGCGGCGACTGCGACTGCGACTGCGGCTGTGTCTGCTGCTGTGCCTGACGCCACGTCTGATGCCGCGCCTGCCGCTGTTCCTGGTGGGGTGGAGGCGAGTGAGCCGCCGGGGTCGACCGAGCTGCCCAGGCCGGCTGCGCCGGCCGTCACCTCGGGTGGCGATCGGTCGGGCCCGGGCTCCCGTTGGTCCCGGCTCTCCCGGCGTACGCGGGTGCTCATCGCCGCCGCCGGGGTCGCCGCGCTCCTCGTCCCCACCGTCGTCGCCGTCGATCTCGCCGGGTCGGGCAAGGAGAGCGGCGGGAGCGCCGCGGACCGGGTGGAGGACGCGGGCGGGGACCTCGCCGCCGCGCCGGAGGGCTCCGCCCCGGCCACGCCCCGGCCCTCCGGGAGTCCGAGTTCGGCCCGTCCTTCGGCGAGCGCCTCCGCGTCCCCGTCCGGGCAGCCGTCCGGGAGGCCCTCGGCGGGCTCGGGCCCCGGGCAGTCCCAGAGCGGGGGCGGCGATGGCGGGGGCGGTACGGGCCTCGGCGCTCCGCCGACCGTCAGCATCTCCTCGTACAACTGGGAAGAACCCTGCGGCCAGCACTACCTGGTGAACCGGGGGCCCGACGAGCTCGACCCGCCGCCCGCGCCGCAGGACCGGCGCGGCTGGGCGGAGTCGTACGGCGGGGTCGACGCCGGGAACATGCTGCTCCAGCTCACCGTCCAGGGGACCTCGCGCGAGGCGGTCGTCCTGAAGGGGATGAACGTCCGCGTCGTGTCCCGCAAGGCACCGCTGCCCTGGTCGGCGTACCTGATGGGCAACGGCTGCGGCAGCGGGATCACGCCGCAGACCTTCGCCGCCAACCTCGACGCCGGGCATCCCACCCTCCGGGCGGTTCCGGGGACGCAGGGGGACATCGAGGTGCCGGCGGTGGACTTCCCGTACAAGGTGTCGTCCGAGGACGTGGAGGTCTTCAACCTCGACATGAAGGCCGTCGGCTACGACGTCACCTGGTACCTGGAGCTGGAGTGGAGCAGCGGCGGCAAGGAAGGGACGCTGCGGATCGACGACCGCGGGAAGCCGTTCCGGCTGAGCGGGATGAAGGGGCGCCCGGAGTACGTGCACGGGGGCCCCGGTTACGGCTGGGAGCGCGCCGGCCAGCCCTGA
- the hemC gene encoding hydroxymethylbilane synthase — MTDNSSPDARGAAPLRLGTRRSKLAMAQSGLVAEAVREVTGRAVELVEITTYGDTSREHLAQIGGTGVFVAALREALARGEVDFAVHSLKDLPTSQPDDLVLAAVPQREDPRDALVARDGLTFEQLPDGARIGTGSPRRMAQLNAYARSHGLRIETVPIRGNVDTRIGFVREGKLDAVVLAAAGLSRLGRSGEVTDFLPVDTVLPAPGQGALAIECAASSADLAAALAELDDPYTRVAVTAERALLAALEAGCSAPVGALADVLADGQVVNELRLRGVVGSTDGSSLVQLSTTGPVPTSHDDAAALGRELASEMLAKGAAGLMGERAL; from the coding sequence ATGACCGACAACTCATCGCCGGACGCGCGGGGCGCCGCGCCGCTCCGGCTGGGCACCCGGCGCTCCAAACTCGCCATGGCCCAGTCCGGGCTCGTCGCCGAGGCGGTCCGCGAGGTGACCGGGCGCGCCGTCGAGCTCGTCGAGATCACCACGTACGGGGACACCTCCCGCGAGCACCTGGCGCAGATCGGCGGCACCGGCGTCTTCGTCGCCGCCCTGCGCGAGGCGCTGGCGCGGGGCGAGGTGGACTTCGCCGTCCACTCCCTCAAGGACCTGCCGACCAGCCAGCCCGACGACCTCGTGCTGGCCGCCGTGCCGCAGCGCGAGGACCCGCGCGACGCGCTCGTCGCCCGGGACGGGCTGACCTTCGAGCAGCTGCCCGACGGTGCCCGCATCGGCACCGGTTCGCCGCGCCGCATGGCGCAGCTCAACGCGTACGCCCGTTCCCACGGACTGCGGATCGAGACCGTCCCCATCCGGGGCAACGTCGACACGCGGATCGGGTTCGTGCGTGAGGGCAAGCTCGACGCGGTGGTCCTCGCCGCCGCCGGGCTCAGCCGTCTCGGCCGGAGCGGTGAGGTGACCGACTTCCTGCCGGTCGACACCGTCCTGCCCGCTCCCGGCCAGGGAGCACTGGCGATCGAGTGCGCCGCGTCCAGCGCCGACCTCGCCGCCGCGCTCGCCGAGCTCGACGACCCGTACACCCGGGTCGCCGTGACCGCCGAGCGCGCCCTGCTCGCCGCCCTGGAGGCCGGCTGCTCCGCACCTGTGGGTGCGCTGGCCGACGTCCTGGCCGACGGGCAGGTTGTCAACGAACTGCGCCTGCGCGGAGTCGTCGGTTCCACCGACGGTTCCTCGCTCGTACAGCTGTCCACCACCGGTCCCGTCCCCACGTCGCACGACGACGCGGCGGCCCTCGGTCGCGAACTCGCGTCCGAGATGCTCGCCAAGGGTGCGGCCGGTCTTATGGGGGAGCGAGCACTTTGA
- a CDS encoding DUF4232 domain-containing protein produces MRTNRTRTIALAASVVAAALSLTACGGEDKAMGTKPAGAAETATPAATSTGATAQPDAPEGGRPETQTVPAEGKHAGGNGNGDTRGKKPAAGPNEKIAAASPACTPKNSTVKVSSVSRPINHLLLTVTNTGSTNCSAYYAPFLRFDGAQAVYPVLDDSKPQAVVTLAPGEEAYAGIALLGEPGENEPVKSDNLGVIMVDRGNKPKGEAMLKLPAGTSTDGLGFVTYWQSDLENALMY; encoded by the coding sequence ATGCGCACCAACCGCACCCGCACCATCGCCCTCGCCGCCAGCGTCGTCGCCGCCGCTCTCTCACTCACCGCATGCGGCGGCGAGGACAAGGCCATGGGGACCAAGCCGGCCGGCGCTGCCGAGACGGCGACACCCGCGGCGACGAGCACCGGCGCCACGGCGCAGCCGGACGCACCGGAAGGCGGAAGGCCCGAGACGCAGACCGTCCCCGCCGAGGGGAAGCACGCGGGCGGCAACGGCAACGGCGACACCCGGGGCAAGAAGCCGGCGGCCGGGCCGAACGAAAAGATCGCGGCAGCGAGCCCGGCCTGCACGCCCAAGAACTCCACGGTCAAGGTCTCCTCGGTGAGCCGCCCGATCAACCACCTGCTGCTCACGGTGACCAACACCGGCTCCACCAACTGCTCCGCCTACTACGCGCCGTTCCTCCGCTTCGACGGCGCCCAGGCGGTGTACCCGGTCCTCGACGACAGCAAGCCGCAGGCGGTCGTCACGCTCGCCCCGGGCGAGGAGGCGTACGCGGGCATCGCGCTGCTCGGAGAGCCCGGCGAGAACGAGCCGGTCAAGAGCGACAACCTCGGCGTGATCATGGTCGACCGGGGCAACAAGCCGAAGGGCGAGGCCATGCTGAAGCTCCCGGCGGGGACTTCCACGGACGGCCTCGGCTTCGTCACCTACTGGCAGTCGGACCTCGAGAACGCCCTGATGTACTGA